TCACAATACCTTACATTTATCCTTCATACCTTTACAGGGGACCATACTCTGAGGTTGGGAACACATTTGTTTCATCATCAGGTAAGAATTTCATTTGATCCAACAGTTTTCAATGACATGAAAACCTCAGTTATACTTAGTGCTTGATGCTAATATTATATAGCATGTTAAAAACCCCAAGCTAGGACGGTggacacaagcggcaacctcacgtctaaaaatatgagtctaatgtggaagtgctaaaaactgcagttcatcgaggatccgcttgaggctggctccggaagtaccgggaaaccacatacacaccaattcaaaagagacgatctttacagcagaaataaacatgttaacagcctggtacaaaagacttgtgtagtctggatagctcatttctctagctgcacacactgtgcggggttgaatttttttctaccgtggcaatttcgaagatattgagattacgagtcttccaatgagaggcacagctgacttgattgacaggcgggaacactgtagctgttggctaggaggctcaaagcccacctctttacgtcataatcactcaacagcagcaatatggctgccaccgacgattggcctcaaaacagtgcttcagaaacagatgggtgacgtcacggatactacgtccataatttatactgtctatgggtAGATATCGTCAGGTCATTGTGAGcaaattagcatgctaatgctagctttcAGATGCCTCATTGAGCTTCTAACATTGCTGTAGAAACTTTGTAGCATGagtatttgttttcttaatttcaTAAAAACATATGATAAGACAAAAACTAACAGTGCTGTGACTCTGTGCTAAGAAGTCTTTCCATGTATAACAAGCTTAAAGCTTATTTCTCTCTGCCATCCATTACAGTCCAAAAatggcacaaaaaaaaacaacaactcataAACCATTCTCTTTGCTGCCTTCGATAACATTCTCCCTTATTGTACATATGCTATGTGCTGTAGCTACAAAGAATATGAGAAAACATCTCCCTAGACCTTCAGCCTGTGTTCCTGTTTCAGAGATTAACTCGGCCTTGATGTAGCTGAATAACTGTGggctatttttctttttactgagTGCTGagggacaaacaaacacactcattttGGTCATTTCAATTGATTTGTGGAAAGCAGgagaataaaaactgttttattatgTAGAAAGAGCCTCAAGAAGGCAATGTAACATTTCAGAAAGAATAACATCCGATGACCAAGATGAATGTGCTATCGATTAGCAGTGCTGTTTTATTGAATCAATAAGGCATGGTTTCCACTTTCTGTTCCTTTTTCTCTATTTCCTTTTACTACCACCTGCCCCCTATTTCTACCTCTTTGCGTCTCCTGACATTTCCAGGGGAACAGATGGAGATCGTGGCTGGGGCGGTCAAGCCAGAGGCAGCAAAGGAGATGGGATTTCTATAACACCAGGGGCCCGGTGAAGGGTACAACAAACGACCAGCTGCCCCCTGTCTCTAGTCCTGTTAACTTTCTATCTGGCCTCGATAAGTTCTTCATATTTTGCCATCTTTTCTGTCTCAATATCTCAAACGGATCTCCAGgcctctcccctccccttgAATAAATGTAGCCTTAGCTGCCCTGAGTTCTTGTTAGACCATCACAACTCTTGACAGCAATTATCTAAACCTGACATTACTGACATATGTGACTGGATGTGTCTGGCTGAATAGGTTGAAGTGTACTGTTGCAATCAGATCTTCCCTTTTCTTGTCATGCTGCAATAAATTTAATTTCCTTCATCGCTCTATCTAATTAGGCCTTCTCCTTTGCCCTTTCACTGGGCAATCTGTGGGGATCTGAGAGCTGGGGTGCAGACAGAGCATCTGTATACTGGCTCTTGTTACCCAGACAGATGTTATGATGCCCTGTGTAAATTCAACCTAGTACCCCAGAGATTTGTATAGGAGGACGTCTGCAGAGCCAAGCTGTTCTTGCTTACATACTCACCCCAAGTTGCGACTTGTCACCTTGGAAACTTGGTCTGAGCTCAACTTGGCGAACCTTAAATCAATCTCCACTCTTGCTGTCTCGTGGCTGGTTGCTGTGAATATGGCTCTATCCGATCAGCCTCCCGCTCCCGCTGCTGCATCGTCTCACACTGTGGTCGAGAGCAGCCTTCTTTTCTCAGGGTAAGGGGGAGCTTGCCGGGGCTCCTTCACTTTTTCTGTGGGATCAGAGAGTCTGTGGTGGGGGTACGGAGGAGGCTTGCGACCTCTGCGGCCTTGTGCTGTCAGTGGTTTAGCCTCTGAGGGTCTTTGAACGGGGCCTGCTGAGGATGCTCGCCTCTCTCTGTTGGTGTtggagtgtgtttgagtttctgAGTTGGTGGGTGGGCAGCTGGCAGATGGAGCTTGGGCAGATGGGTGGTCACTTTGTGGTGTCTCTTGAGCCCCTGCTTTATTCTCTATGACAACAGAAGGGTTGTTGATGGGAGGTGGGTGAGGCTTTGGAGAcacaggagagggaggggataccctgatggaggagagaggcacAGGGGAGTGAGGCTGAGACACTGGGCTGCTTGAGTGATGGAGGTTTACAGTCAGAGGGGAGAGGCCAGGAGTGGGAGGCCGAATCGGAAGGGTTCTTTGGGGAGACACATTCAAGTCATTTGAGGGGTGATTCTGAAGTTGAGGGGGGTTAGATGAAACGAGACTGTGCCCACCTCGTCTGGGAGATGACCCCAAACTGCAGGTGAAGCGAAGAGTTCGACTCGGGCCTAGTAGCATGTTTGGTGGAGATTGGCTCCTGCTGTGATGATGACCTCTCCTGAGTTTGCCAAATGAGTCTGACATTCCTGACTGGTATTCTTGCTGTGGGGGCCTCTGAATCGTGCTTCCCAACATTACTTCACCTGAGCTGGAACCCGAGCCGGAGCTGCTGTCACTGTAAGGCTTGGCGCTTTCACCTCCTTCAGTGTTCAGCTGCTCCTCTTCATTCAGATCAATGGATGAGGTGAGATAGTCGATCTGATGCACCACCTgaacaaaatacacacaaagagggatGAATATATACAGTCTGGTAACACAAAGAGAACTCTGGTATCAGTTTCAAGAATTGCATAATGTCATCTGTCAAGAGGAGCTTTGTAGAGTAAGAGATGGAGCCAGCTGATGTCATGATGATGTGATCTGGTTGATGGGAAACATAGGATGCAGTATTTTTGGAGCAAATTTGGGTGGGATAAAAGACTAAATATCTCTATCTATGCTTCTTTAACtttgacaactttttgaaaatgtgtctttcATGAGTCCCCACAATTTATGAAAGTACAGTGCTTAAACGCTGAAGTGCCCTTTATGAACACCTGAAACTTTGGAGCCCAAGGTGACATCTGCAAATGTTTTTATGCTGTTTTGCCGACAGTCTAAAACCACAAAAAGAGATTCaatttgaaatcataaaaaaaatgcaaaaagcaGAACACTCTCCCAAATGAGGGAATGGATTGAGAGAAAATCATTAGTTGGATGCTCATTACTGAGCAGTGAAGCTCTTCAACacttaaagcattttttttttgcatttatttgaatactaGACACGAGCACTGAGGTGgaagaaaaaaggggaaaaagaggaATCCAATATGCTAGGGTTGGACTGCAAACACTGCGTTTTCCTCAGTCAGCAGCTTAAAACCCTTATGTCACCAGGACAGTCCAACATTAATCCAAAGACCCTCTTCCAATTTCATTAATCTCAAACATAATGCTTGAAAATACATACACAACCAATCCAACCCCTTTGGCCTCTACAATAATGGTGATATGAAATGCTAGGGTGATTTTATGTCCTGCATTTTATGTTACTGCATTTGCAATCTGCAGCATTTCAGGAGTGTGTTTTCACAAGATGTATAGAAGTAACCTGTAAGTGTGTCACACAAGCTACTACTGAGAGCAAATATGTACCTTAGCCtagattatatatatatatagatattacTATTACTACAAATGTGTTGGTTAAATTTAGGTCTGTTCACTGCTACAGCACTACCTCTTTGTgcatagtgcaaaacacactGTACAATAAATCATATACAAGCATGCATATCTATTGTTGCATGCATATTAGTGAgtgcacagcaggaggatgtgaaacacagacaaacacatcaatgattaacacaaacacactcaaattGGTGGTTTCACTTAcacgaatacacacacacacataggcacacaccaaacacatacaTCCAATGATGGAGGCAGGAGAGATTGCAGAAAATTACACTTGGGAAAATGTTTGACCTATCTCTCCACCTGCTCTGCGTGCACAGATAAATCCTCAGCCCTGCTGGAAGGGATGAattattgttttgttctgtgtgtTCAACAACATCCTTGCTGATGTCAAAAGATGACCTGGttcgtctttgttttttgttttttctaataTCGAAGAGGCATTTCATATTACTTTgaagtgtggtgtgtgtatgcacaTGGAGGGACTCTGAGCAGGTGCTGCTTGTTAATGTCAGAAATCAGAGGAGATAAAAGAGCAGAGGACCCTGGTTTTCATCTGCTGCTCCCAAGGGTgtttattaaaaacaatgtgTTTTGACCCCTCAGGTCTTTGCATAGTGCTGATGAGTGCTCAGACGCGTTTGTTGTAGAGATCCGTCAGTTGAGTTAACTCTTGTAGTTTAACTCTGCTCTTGCTTTGTTCGAAGTTGAGTCATAGGGAATTTTTTTGATTCGGCAAAATCAAATTTATTCTTCAGTTGTGTGAGAGAGAAGTCTTTAGTGTTGCTTTAATATTTGTTTAGTCTCTGTCTAAAATGCTTTACAAGCTCTCTCCAATTCCTTTTTATAGCAGTGATTGATTATTAAATAAAACTGAGGGTTGCTGCTCTTGCAACAGAATGATAAAACAGGGCTTTGAAATAAATATGCAACCAAAGTCTTCTCGGGTGCCttatcctcctttgatctgtcGTCTCTGTTGTGAAAATTTGGGATTTTTTATCACAGTGTCTGCAAGCTCCCCCAtctcctcccttctttttgtGTAGCTTATATGCACTTTCATCAATTCTATATCAATGCTGTCACACAAAACCTCGCGGCCAGGATGATGAGGTTACTAACTCGGGTTTAGCTGCGACCTCATAGATGCAGATCAAATTGCAAGAGGCGAGATTTTACGTGTCACTCGTACTGGACGAGGCAGAAATGCTCGGACAtaaatggattaaaaaaaaccatCGGACGCTATCCAGCTGTGCCTGGAGCGACATCTGTCCATACCGAgggagagtggaggaggagatgagaggggatgttggaggaggagagacagaacggagagagaaagagatgcagAGAGGGGAGGCGACTGCTTTGCCTGAAGTCACACAGCGTCACATCAGCAACCTCTGAATGCATCATGCAAATGGGGCATAGCTATTGTCTCAATCACCCCTATGTAAATGTTTGAGCGCGGGTGGTGTATATGTTTGGAGACAGATGACAGAGGAGAGTTAGAGAAACAGTTTGCAGACTGTGGCACATTCTTGCAACCTTGCTGCTGACTTATTATTgcatgttaaattctgctcgtGCAGTGCTATCTACAAGCCCTCAAGGATTTAAAGAGTTAGCATGAACATTTCCTGCAAGAGGAAAGGTGTAAATTAACAAGAGAGGATGCATTGACTTTTCTGGTTTTGTCCTGAACTAATTTATGTATGGTCTTCTCTcagcagaggaaagaaaatCACAGACTAAATGGATGGCAAAACAACATGTTTCTCGTTCTATCAACAAAAAATCCCATACATTACCTCTCTCATTTCCTGCTGAACGTCTCTCAGAGCTGTCAGGACCTGCTCCAGATTGTTCACAACCCTTTTAATCTGGTTTCGAACCACTTTCCTGCTGCAGCCTGCCTCTTTCCTCTGCGGCTCCCCTTCGTTTTTTGGCCTGTACTGGACCCACGTTTGATTCTGTCCCAGAATAGAGATAGGCTCCAAGCCTGGTCTGGGTTTCCTGGGTCCTCGTAGCGTGGTGGTGCAACCCAGGCCTCTCTGAGGTACCTCAGTGGAGAAGATGACTCCATTGAGTGGCCCATTGAAACCCTCCACAGGTGGTTCCCTCAGGTCTCTCTGGCTCTGTGAGGTCCTGTTCTGCTGTTTGATGTAGCTGAAGCTGGTGGTGAAGCCATGCTGCCTCTCTATGAGCCCCCGACTGTCCGAGCTCACCCAGCTGGAGGAATGCAGGTCTCGGTGGCGGTAGGTGGTGCTGCTGTTGTAGTCCCACACCTTCCTGCTCTTGTCCTCCAGGCCCACTACCAGAGGTACCTTACAGTTTGTCTCTTCAGTGGCAGGAGCTGGGGGAGGTCCCACCAATGGTCCATATTTCCTAACTTGTGTGCTTGTCCTGTCATTCTGGGACTGAGGCAGGCTCGGGTTCCTGCTCTGGTTTCTCGTTGAGCTTTTGCTTAGACCCTGTGGTGCATCCTCTGAACTGATCTGGGGGCTTGGATGTGGTTGCAGCTCTGA
The genomic region above belongs to Notolabrus celidotus isolate fNotCel1 chromosome 2, fNotCel1.pri, whole genome shotgun sequence and contains:
- the LOC117805750 gene encoding serine/arginine repetitive matrix protein 1-like, which gives rise to MFSDSRATAPGEQKGFKPHAPHFIPWLRNSLKPHHSGDLGLNGQFKSSSEARNNLAPLEKAKGIGFFSIQGKDRAKKGELRCNGVGMARMLPVVLRGHNILQGGLGKQREESPARWNQPSELQPHPSPQISSEDAPQGLSKSSTRNQSRNPSLPQSQNDRTSTQVRKYGPLVGPPPAPATEETNCKVPLVVGLEDKSRKVWDYNSSTTYRHRDLHSSSWVSSDSRGLIERQHGFTTSFSYIKQQNRTSQSQRDLREPPVEGFNGPLNGVIFSTEVPQRGLGCTTTLRGPRKPRPGLEPISILGQNQTWVQYRPKNEGEPQRKEAGCSRKVVRNQIKRVVNNLEQVLTALRDVQQEMREVVHQIDYLTSSIDLNEEEQLNTEGGESAKPYSDSSSGSGSSSGEVMLGSTIQRPPQQEYQSGMSDSFGKLRRGHHHSRSQSPPNMLLGPSRTLRFTCSLGSSPRRGGHSLVSSNPPQLQNHPSNDLNVSPQRTLPIRPPTPGLSPLTVNLHHSSSPVSQPHSPVPLSSIRVSPPSPVSPKPHPPPINNPSVVIENKAGAQETPQSDHPSAQAPSASCPPTNSETQTHSNTNRERRASSAGPVQRPSEAKPLTAQGRRGRKPPPYPHHRLSDPTEKVKEPRQAPPYPEKRRLLSTTV